A section of the Phacochoerus africanus isolate WHEZ1 chromosome 4, ROS_Pafr_v1, whole genome shotgun sequence genome encodes:
- the FJX1 gene encoding four-jointed box protein 1 encodes MGWRMRGAAATAGLWLLALGSLLALWGGLLPPRTELPASQTPKDRLPRRPARSGGREPAPRFPLPPPLARDARGGSLKTFRVLLTLAASSDGPPGQPPGELRRHVPTGRSWPEERAAVHGGVFWSRGLEEQVPPGFSEAQAAAWLEAARSARVVALERGGCGRSSNRLARFADGTRACVRYGINPEQIQGEALSYYLARLLGLQRHVPPLALARVEARGAQWTQVQEELRAAHWTEGSVVSLTRWLPNLTDVVVPAPWRSEDGHLRPLRAAGGELANRSQAELVDLVQWTDLILFDYLTANFDRLVSNLFSLQWDPRVMQRATSNLHRGPGGALVFLDNEAGLVHGYRVAGMWDKYNEPLLQSVCVFRERTARRVLELHRGRDAAARLLRLYQHHEPRFPELAALADPHAQLLQRRLDFLAKHILHCKAKYGRRPGT; translated from the coding sequence ATGGGCTGGAGGATGCGGGGCGCCGCCGCCACCGCGGGGCTCTGGCTACTGGCGCTGGGCTCGCTGCTAGCGCTGTGGGGCGGGCTCCTGCCGCCGCGGACCGAGCTGCCCGCCTCTCAGACGCCCAAAGACCGACTCCCTCGGCGCCCGGCCCGGAGCGGAGGCCGGGAGCCAGCGCCTCGCttccctctgcccccgcccctggCGCGGGACGCCCGCGGCGGCTCCCTGAAAACTTTCCGGGTTCTGCTCACCTTGGCGGCGAGCTCTGACGGCCCGCCTGGGCAGCCCCCGGGTGAGCTCAGGCGGCACGTGCCAACCGGACGGTCCTGGCCGGAGGAACGCGCCGCGGTGCACGGGGGCGTCTTCTGGAGCCGCGGCCTGGAGGAGCAGGTGCCCCCGGGCTTCTCAGAGGCCCAGGCGGCGGCGTGGCTGGAGGCGGCGCGCAGCGCCCGGGTGGTGGCCCTGGAGCGCGGGGGTTGCGGGCGCAGCTCCAACCGGCTGGCTCGCTTCGCCGACGGCACCCGCGCCTGCGTGCGCTACGGCATCAACCCGGAGCAGATACAGGGCGAGGCCCTGTCTTACTACCTGGCACGCCTGCTGGGCCTCCAGCGCCACGTGCCGCCGCTGGCACTGGCTCGGGTGGAAGCTCGGGGCGCGCAGTGGACTCAGGTGCAGGAAGAGCTTCGTGCCGCTCACTGGACCGAGGGCAGCGTAGTAAGCCTGACTCGCTGGCTGCCCAACCTCACTGACGTGGTGGTGCCCGCACCCTGGCGCTCTGAAGACGGCCATCTGCGGCCCCTGCGCGCCGCGGGGGGCGAGCTGGCCAACCGCAGCCAGGCGGAGCTGGTGGACCTGGTGCAATGGACCGACTTGATCCTCTTCGACTACCTGACAGCCAACTTCGACCGGCTAGTCAGCAACCTCTTCAGCCTGCAGTGGGACCCGAGGGTCATGCAACGCGCCACGAGCAACCTGCACCGCGGCCCCGGCGGGGCGCTGGTTTTTCTGGACAATGAAGCGGGCTTGGTGCACGGTTACCGGGTGGCTGGCATGTGGGACAAGTACAACGAGCCGCTGCTGCAGTCAGTATGCGTGTTTCGCGAGCGGACAGCGAGGCGCGTCCTGGAACTGCACCGTGGCCGGGACGCGGCCGCCCGGCTACTGCGCCTCTACCAGCACCACGAGCCTCGCTTCCCCGAGCTGGCAGCGCTCGCCGACCCCCACGCTCAGCTGCTGCAGCGCCGCCTCGACTTCCTCGCAAAGCACATTTTGCACTGTAAGGCTAAGTACGGTCGCCGACCGGGGACTTAA